Part of the Triticum urartu cultivar G1812 chromosome 2, Tu2.1, whole genome shotgun sequence genome, GATGAGGCCACCAGTGGAGGGACCTCTCCCTGGCCCACCCTTTTTCAGATACTTCAGGGCTTCATAGCACATAGTGTATGTACCCACAGTGTCAATCTCAAGAACTGCAGAGAGAAATTTTAGTCAATACTTGAGCTTAGCAGCCTAGCACAGTTGCACAAGCAAGGGCGCATTACTATTGAAACAGTATGCAAGAAAATTCTCATGGCATTCGCGCTGCCAATATTCACACAATTGGATCAAACAGCAACTCTCAGGTAAACCAAAAGAACATGTCACAATGAAGCACCTGTCCGAAATCCCTTGGGTGTCAGATCCTCCGGGGATGCAAGGAAGTTGCCCGCTGCACCGTTGACAAGAATGTCAAGCTTGCCGAAATGCTCAACGGTCGACGCGAGCACTCTCGCTGCATCCTCCTGGTTACGTACATCTCCCTGAAATCCAACAGCCTGCACGCCACACCAAGCTAGCATCAGTACAGACCAACACTACTTTATCCCGCAAAACACAAGGGGCTAGTTCATTTAATCATGGTGGGGAACATCTTTCCTTGTGAATTTGGTTACACAATTCAACGACACATAAAGTACAGAGCATTGTACACCGTGCAACCCGATTAATATAGCACTTATCCTTCATTTGAGAAAACAGTCAGTTTGACTTCATTTCCTAAACAACAATTTCTATGCAAAATCCCCTATAAGAACTTGATTGCCATTGGATTCGATTAACCAAGATAAGAAAACAACAAGTTCTATACAGAATTCGCAGCGATTTCCATTCTTGTTTACTTATCACGCAACTGCTAATAAGGAACGGAAGAAATATCAAAAGCATTTCCACCTGACGACCAGAGAGCGCCAGATCCTAAGCAAGGAACCAAGGTGGGTGAAACATGCGCGATGGTGGTAGGTAGGATTGGAGCGgaagaggagggggagggggaaagCAGATTGGGCGCACCCGTAGGCCCTCGGAGCGGAGGGCGGCGACGGCCTTGTCGAGGACCTCGCGGCGGCGGCCCATGATGGCGACGTGGGCGCCGTGGCGGGCGAGCTGGGCGGCGATCTCGAAGCAGATGCCGGAGCCGCCGCCGGTGACCAGCGCCGCCTTGCCCCTCAGCACGTCCGCCCGGAACGGCGACTCGGTCGCCATCGCCTCCTCGTCGCCTTCTTCTTCCCCCTCCTCTCCTCCAAGCTCCGGTGTGGACGCGGATGGACGGAGGAGCACAAGATGCCGGCTCAGTGTGCCGCTAATCGCCGGCTTTGTAACGTGTTTGGACTCGTCTTCGCACACGCGGCGCTGCCGGATTTCCGCTGATTCGTGGCTGTGGTTTTTCTATGGGACGAAATTGAGCTGAGCATACCAACTACGACCCACACTAATTAAGTTCAAACCTAAAAAAAAAATACTACGACCACACTGGACATGGATTTTCTGCTCACAACTTTGTTAGAATTTTAAGTCTCCTTTATGAAGAAATTTAAGGACTATAATCATTAGTATGTTTTTATTCAGAACATTTGAACCATAGGAAACTTCTCTTTATAATTCATTTGTACTCTAGGGTTTTCCGAACCGTACGAAACTTTCCCATGAGCCAGAGATTAAACGAAAAATCGATAGATTAACTGATTTTATTTGTCGGCTATTAATCGGCCAAACTTTTTGCAAATCACAGGTTCTTGGCTAATTTTTTTTCTAAAATATGATATACTCATCCCTGTAGGAACTTCTCCTCGAGCGAGGAATGGCATCAGGTCTGGTGTTGTTGGAGGAAGGGGTGGTGCGACTATCATGCTGTTGGAGGAAAGGGTGGTGGCGGAGAGCTGCTCCAGGC contains:
- the LOC125539479 gene encoding peroxisomal 2,4-dienoyl-CoA reductase [(3E)-enoyl-CoA-producing], coding for MATESPFRADVLRGKAALVTGGGSGICFEIAAQLARHGAHVAIMGRRREVLDKAVAALRSEGLRAVGFQGDVRNQEDAARVLASTVEHFGKLDILVNGAAGNFLASPEDLTPKGFRTVLEIDTVGTYTMCYEALKYLKKGGPGRGPSTGGLIINISATLHYTASWYQIHVSAAKAGVDSITRTLALEWGTDYEIRVNGIAPGPIGGTPGLRKLAPDEMGKGKREMMPLFKLGETRDIAMAALYLASDAGKYVNGTTLVVDGGLWLSHPRHIPKEEVKELSKVIEKKVRASGVGVPSSKL